In the genome of Drosophila kikkawai strain 14028-0561.14 chromosome 2R, DkikHiC1v2, whole genome shotgun sequence, the window CCACCCTCATCTTGAACCACTTCCAGCTGTGGTTCGAGTTTCATCCCCTGCCGCCCGCCAACTACCTGGCCATGTGCGAGAATCTCCTGCAGCATCTGGACGAGGGCCTGTGCAAGTTCTACAAGGCCCAGGAGGTGCTGCCCAAGGACTACGCCTGGCCGCTGCTAAGCAGTGCCTTTGCCGAGGTCCTGGAGGAGCAACAGTGGCTGGTGCTGTGGGACAACATCGTCTCGGAGCCGCCCTGGTTTCCCATCTTTCTGGTGGTAGCCTACAACCTGATCAATCGCGAGATTATCATCCGGCTGCCTGACCAACGATCCGTGCTTTCGTTTTTCCACGACCAGAACCCGCTGGACATCGGGAAGCTGCTCTCCAAGGCCCGCAGGCTGATGGCCAGGTGCCAGCTGGCGCTGCATCCGCAGCGCTTTATGCAGCCCTTCGAGGCCATTCCGAAGGGCGTCTATCCAAAGTTCCTCAAGTACCCCAGCGAGTGGATTGatcagcaggaggagcaggccgTCTCTTTGCTGAAGCACAACCAGGAGATGGACGCCCGCATTCGGCACCTCGAGCTGGAGGAGGTGCACATCATGGAGCGGCTGGAGAACGGCCTCAAGCAGGAGGAGCATACACGGCGCATCAAGGAGATGGAGAAGCTCTACCAGGACACCATACACCGCGAGGAGGAGCGCATCACGTGCCAGCGGAAGATGCTGCTCACCTACCAAATGGAGGTGCGTCACCGCAAGAGCGAGGTCATCAGCAAGCTGCAAGAGTCCGAGCAGCGGCGCAAGGTGATAGAGATGGAGAAGGACATCGATCTGCTCATGCACAGCATCGAGCGGGAGCGTCGCCGCAACAACCAGCAGATGCAGCTGGCCGAGGACGAGATACGCAATCAGGAGATGGAGCTCCTGGCCCAGCGCTACTATTCCGAGTCGGCCGGCGCTCCGTTGGCTCGCAAGTACTACGACAACATCCAGCAGCTGTGCCGGCAACGGAATCAGTTGCAGCAGGATCTGAGAGAGGTGAGCGCGGTGCAGGAGGTTCCTGCTCTCTAGGAGTGAATATAACTTCTCTTTCTCCCTCATATGCAGATGACTATGGAACAGCTTCGCTCGCCCAAGACCTCTTCTGGCCCGTTTCGTTCCCCGCTGGCGGACATTGAGAGCTCCATCCTGGACATCCAGCGCGAGTTCACCGACATTGTAAGCTCAGAGACCACACTGACGGCCAAGTGACGTGGAGACAATGTCTCGTAATCTTAATTAGCATAACAAATGGCGGCCTTAAGGTACAAATAAATTCTAGGCTAGGAATATTTACATGGCAtcgtgaaaataaaataaataaaggcatCTTCTGGGTCCTACTTCCTGTCCGCAGGCGAAGGCACTAGCACATTGGGCATATTGATGAGCAAATGGATGCTGGAGGGTGGAATCTGGAGCTGGTTGGCCATTACTAAAAGATTTACCAGCGATTAACCAGGAATTGAGATACTCTACTAAAAAAAGTCTTCTATCTTACCATCTGCCAAGCTATTCTGGCTCttgtgctgctgcagctcccTCTCCAGGCGGGCGATCCTCTCCAGCAGCTCCCGGTTCTCCTGCTGCAGCTGGGCATTCTGCTGACGCAGATCCTTGTGCTCGTTCCGCATCTTGTTGCGGTAGCGACTGGCGGCTGCCCGTCGCCTCTCCATGCAGTCCTCGTCCCGACTCCTGTCCTTGGGCTTCGTCGGCTTCGAGGGGGCAGAGAAGTGGcgtctgttgctgctgttattGCTGTGCAGGATGGCCTTGAGCCGCTCCTTGATGGGCAGCTGGGAGGTGGGGGTCAGGCTGGCGCTGCTCGGCTCCGGAGCTGGTTGCGGTGGATTGCAGGACACCAAAATGGGATCTGGTCGCCTGCTGGCACTCCCAGATGACCTTGAACTGGGCTTGGGGAGGATATAGGGGCGACTGGTGCTGCTGACTGAGGTCTTGCTGCGCTGGGAATCCGCTGGCGGCAGGGCATTGATTGACTGCGCTGGCAGCACCCAGGTGATGACCTGTGGCTGGATTAGCTGGAGCGGCGGTGGccctgcctctgcctctgcctgctGCTCGCTGGTGACTCCCGTGCTGGCCAGCAGCTGCTCGACGTCCACGTTGCTGCAGCTGTCGCTGCGCGTGACCCCGGAGTTACCAGGCGCTGGCGCCTCCATGGGGTATACCTGGGGCGTGTGCAGCGATTCACCTTCGATTGGCGGCGCCTCCGGGCGACTGGGAGTGCTGCCACTGACATTCTGCTCCGCCGCCCGCTGGAACCCGATGTCAAAGGGATTCACGTGCTGCAGGTCCTCGAACAGACCCACCTCATCGCAGTTCTTGATCAGGCGCGTGGGCGTGGGGGTCTGGTCGGCGGCGAAGAGGTTCTCCGACGACTTCTGGCCCAGCGAGAGGTCCAGCGAGTGCTTCACCTGTTGCCGGAAGCTCGGGAAGCAGGACACTTCGCCCTCGGCAAAGGAGACGCTGGCCAGGTCCGGCATGCCGGCGGGGTCGTCCATGGCCAGCCAGTTACATCAAAAACAATGTAAACAATGTAAACGAAGTTTTAAAGTTTTCCCACCTCTAGCAACGAACAGGCAAAATGACGTAACGAGTTGCCACTGCGTTGCAAAAACGAACAGGCAAAATGACGTAACGAGTTGCCACTGCGTTGCAAAAACGAACAGGCAAAATGACGTAACGAGTTGCCACTGCGTTGCAAAAACGAACAGGCAAAATGACGTAACGAGTTGCCACTGCGTTGCAAAAACGAACAGGCAAAATGAcgtaacaaaaacaatgtcCAGTGTGGCTGCAAACTTTTAGAATGGCAGAGCTGCACCAGCACCTATCGATACCGATATTCAGATATCAACGGTTATCGCCCGCCAAGCtttcaaatttaaaagttGGCTTTCAGCTTTTTCATGACGCTGAAGAGCCTCGCGTTCTGAGCCATGTTTACGTATTGTGTTATGTAACCACACTATAAGGCAGCTGAGCCCCACTTTTGACATTTCCGCCACAAAATTGCGTATCGCCGAGTCGCAGCATGGCATCCGTCGCATCCGCATCCCAAAAAAGCCCCAGACTCTGCGTTCGCAGCACGTAGAAGCAATCATATATGGGCATGTGGGAAGGGCAGG includes:
- the Atf-2 gene encoding cyclic AMP-dependent transcription factor ATF-2 yields the protein MDDPAGMPDLASVSFAEGEVSCFPSFRQQVKHSLDLSLGQKSSENLFAADQTPTPTRLIKNCDEVGLFEDLQHVNPFDIGFQRAAEQNVSGSTPSRPEAPPIEGESLHTPQVYPMEAPAPGNSGVTRSDSCSNVDVEQLLASTGVTSEQQAEAEAGPPPLQLIQPQVITWVLPAQSINALPPADSQRSKTSVSSTSRPYILPKPSSRSSGSASRRPDPILVSCNPPQPAPEPSSASLTPTSQLPIKERLKAILHSNNSSNRRHFSAPSKPTKPKDRSRDEDCMERRRAAASRYRNKMRNEHKDLRQQNAQLQQENRELLERIARLERELQQHKSQNSLADVMANQLQIPPSSIHLLINMPNVLVPSPADRK